The Chiloscyllium punctatum isolate Juve2018m chromosome 15, sChiPun1.3, whole genome shotgun sequence sequence CAACATCTAATGCTCTACCTTTATTAATCCTTTTAATTACgtcctcaaaaacctcaatcaaattgATGGGACACAATTTCCCaatcacaaaaccatactgactatccttaatctgtctttacctctccaaatgcaatgtattttataattttatttttataaatatGATATTTTATAATCTCTTCAacaactggctcgaaggtagaagatagtGTGCTGACGCATGATTGCCTTCAGAttgggggcctgtgaccagtagtgtgccacaaggatcggtgctgggttcattgctttgtgtcatttatataaataatatgGATGTGAAGTGtcgttagtcagtttgcagatgaccacagaattggaggtgtagtggacagcgaagaaggttacctcagattacaacaggatcttgaccagatgggccaatgggcttaggagtggcagatggagtttaatttagataaatgtgaggtgcagcatttaggaaaggcaaatcagggcaggacttgtatacttaacactaaggtcctggggagtgctgctaaacaaacagaccttggagtgaaggttcatagttctttgaaagtggagtcgcaggtagataggatagtgaaggtggtgtttggtcagagcattgagtaaaggagttgggagatcatgttgcggctgtacaggaccttggttaggccacttttgggatacgGTGCGCAATTTTGCTCTTCCTGCTATaagatggatgttgtgaaacttgaaagggttctgaaaagacttACAACGATTTTGCTAGGGTTAGAGAGTTTGAGCAaaagggaaaggctgaatgggtGGGGCAATTTTCATTGGAgtatctgaggctgaggggtgaccttatagaggtttataaaatcatgcaggggcatggataggacaaatagacaaggtattttccctgagatgggggagctccagaattagagggcataggttgagggtgagaggggagatatttaaaagggacctaagaggcaacttttccacatagagggtggtgcatgtatggaatatgctgccagaggaagtggtggaagctggtacaattacaacattaaaaggcaCAGGATGAGCACAGGAATAGGAGGCATTTAGATggatctgggccaagtgctggcaaatagaactagattagtttaggatatctggtcagcgtggatgagttggaccgaagggtctgtttctgtgctgtacatctctatgactctataactccatgTGGCACCGATGACagattcactggtctatagttccctggcttctccttagaGCCTTTCTTTAAATAAAGGCACATTAATCGACCTGCAGTCCTCTAGTGCCCCATAGATATCTATGGTAGGgggcccacaatttcttctctgtctATCCACAacgtcctgggatacacttgatcaggtcccagagatttatccacctttatgtgtttttaagatctccagcacctcctcttctgtaatgtggattcttttcaaaacatcaatatttattctcAGTTCTCTCGCCTTCatgtttctccacagtaaaaactggcaCAAAATTTAGTATGCCTGCCATcatctgtggttccacacaaagataACCTCATCCATCTTTAAGGTGCCTTATTTTTTCCTTAGCTGCTCTTAACAGATGTGTTGAATCTCTGGATTATtgttaaccttatctgccatggCTATCTCATCTCCTTTTGtcccctgatttccctcttaataatggacctatctatctctcttgaaatactcttcaaaggattcacttgatcccagttgtctatacctaacatatgccTCCTTATACTTGTTCAAACAGAGCCTcaatgaaggcagcatttggtatacaTGCCGTTATTGcatagtgcattgagtatagactttgggaggtcatgttgcagctgtacaggacatttgttaggccattaTTAAAATACTGTgcgcaattctggcctccctgctatgagaaggatgttgtgaaatttgtaaGGGTTTAGGAAAgttttccaaggatgttgccaggattggaagatttgagctataaggagaggtggaatacactggggctattttccctggaggctgaggggtgaccttacagaggtttataaaatcatgaggggcatgaatagggtaaatacacaaggtaCTTTCCTCGGGTTGGGCGAGTCAAAAGcttgagggcacaggtttagtatgagaggggaaagatttaaaaggggcagttttttcacgcagagggtggtgcatgtatggaatgagctgcctgagaaattgttggaggctagtacaattacaacacttaaaaggcctctggatgggtatatgaataagaagggtttagagggatatgggccaagtgctggtgaatgggactagattaatttagggtatctggttggcatagccgagttggaccgaagtctgtgctgtatgtctctgcgACTTTATGTCTTCATCCACTGTACTCGCATTTACCAGCtttactctaacaggaacataatggtgTCCAGAAAGAAAATCACTGCCAAGGTGCTGCAGGGATTAAAATCCCATATTTGTGATGATTTTTGCATCCCCAGGATTAAGAGGCGATTGGTGAAATCTCTCATTTTCTGGAACAGTCTCAGTGGAATGGAATTTTTTTTAGTCACTTGTGGGACATGAGCAtcactagctggccagcatttatcaccagTGCCCAGTGGCTCTTGAGAagttggtgatgagctgccttcctgaattgCTGTAGTCCATGAGATATAGGTAGacccctcagggagggaattccatgattttgaacCAGCGACGGtgtaggaatggcaatatatttccaagtcaggatggcgagtgtcttggagtggaacttgagGGGTTGgggttccatgtatctgctgcccttgtccttctaaatggaaatggtcatggatgCTTAGCTATCTACTAATCTGTCTcttcaccttcagggatctgtgggcaAGACCCCTGTTCCTCTGAGTTTCCTAGTGTCCTATCATTCACTGAGTACTCCCCTTATCttgtaacacaggaacaggagatcattcagttcctcaatcctgttacacaggaataggaaggagaccagtcaGTCCCCCAGCAGATAAGATCAGTGAGCTCAGAATAAACCTTGGCTGAtgggagggagatggagcaatCTGGGATCATCTTGCTGTGTGTGAAGCCTGCACCCTCACCCCGCATCCCTTATGACAACCCGTGAAAAGAATGAGTTCTGAAGTCAGACAGAATCTTTTGCTTTATTTAGGAATCGAAAGGAACTTGTTGCGATGCCTTTGCCCCATCTCACCTTCGGTCCCAAATTCCCATGCATCGACTGGTACACTCTCCGTGGTTCGCTGAGGATCAGCCCACTGTCTTTTAGCGCAGAGCGGAATCGCTGGAcctacagagcacagagagatggagatgagATGAGTTTGTTCGCTGATAGCCCcttgctgccctccctctctctatcccacaggGTAGCTGTCCCTTCTCTGCCCAATCCTGAGGCAGTGATTCTTCTCCTCCAGTCAAATCTACCCTCTTCTTCTGTAATACCTCTCCCAGACAACTATCCCTATGGGATTGTGATTCCTACCTCAATCGATGAGCCTAAAAAAATTCTGATTGTTTCCTCCTCCCCCACAAACTTTCTTTCATTATTCCAGGGTTTTGTGATTGCTATTTGGACTGACAAACTCCCATTTTTATCCCAGGTTAAAACTCAGTTTAGAAGATTGCGATACTGCAGACTTGAACTGTTTCCTGAGATGTAAGGGACAAGGAGAAGTTGGTATGAAGGAATTAAAGGCAACATTCCAATTAACCATACCTGGGAGAAAAAGGAGTCAAAGCAACATAAATAACCCGTTTCCAGGGTTAGCAAAGTTAATTGTTTGACAACCAGCTGTCTTGTGACTAATAGGTAATTAATATTCCCTGCATGAGGGATGTACTGAAGTGAAGGGGTTACTGGCACAACATGCAATGTTTTGAATAGAAAGTTGGCATCAAGTGTAACAAGGATCAGAAAAGCTACTCCCAATAAGAAGGCAATCCAAAGACTTGAATACTCCAGAATCAATATTGTGGATGAACAAATCTAAAGGAGCATCAATCATGTCACATCACAAGGCAGAAAATTCTAGAAGATTTCAGATTCAGGGTTCCTCAGCAGCAGAACTCTGAAGAACGGCACTGTACAAGGATGATACCCTGGACATCCAAAGACAGACATTGTAGGTCGTAATCGTAGCTAAATTCCACCATGAATCAGGTAATACCCAAGCTGGGTTGTGAGGCCTAACTCGCTGACCGGAGGTCCTTATTTTGGCTGCCACGTGCAATAAAGATTAAGTACAGACTAACCTCAATTATCCgtattttggattatccgaacaaggtcTCAAGGTCTAATAAAaatattacatcaaagaggtaggTGAATTTGGATTGCCTGtactgaagaacatgtgaaaacACTGGCAAAATCAAAGAAACACAAGCACCTCAAACAACAATGACTGGAGTTTTTGGTTTCACGTAAGGGTTAGTTACACAGTCCTTTTCAAAGGTATGTGCTTTATTTCCGGCACTTTACTGGGCAGTTCTTGAAAAAAATTGCCGAGAAAGTAAACACGCGCAAGGCAGTGCTTCTGATTTCCTACTGTGACACTGAGTTCACAGAAACTTGATAAATGCTCTTGTGATTGTAGAAGCAGTTCAGGACCTTGCTTAATGCAGGGATTTCATATATTTATGTGATGTTAAGGGTTTAAGTCCTTCTCAGTTTAACCTGCAATTTGCAGAATGCAAAGATTAGTTTGTTCAAATAGCAGACTCATCAAAATTATTGATTTAAACAAACTGTCTGGTAGAGCACTGCGATCCGAACGAGAAGGTGCTCGCCCAACTCATTCAgataatagaggttcctctgtTTTAAGACTGGATTGTCTTGGAGATTCCTTAGTAAGTAGCCAAATTAAAGGTAGCTTGTGGTAATTCACCCACAAGATCTAATTGAAGTTTGTAAGATGCTAAAGGAGATTAACAAAGTAGAcgcagagaagatgtttccccttgtggggcaaTGTAGGTTAAGAGGCTGAAAGATTTGGGAGGATGTACTGCAACATTGAATCAAAGTTAAAATCAGATcggccatgaccttattgaacgGCAGAGAAAGCTGGAGGAGCTGAGTGGCTTCCTTACGGTCCTCGTTCATATGAGAGGTCATCGTTTTAGGCTTAACATGTGGCACGTTTAATAACAGACATGACgagggttggtacctgggacttcgatgttgtggccattacagagacgtgggtagaacagggacaggaatggctgttgcaggttccagggtttaaatgttttagtagggtcagagatgggggtaaaagagggggaggtgtggcattgcttgtcaaggataatattacagcagtagaaagggtgatggaggaagacttgccatctgaggtagtgtgggcggaggttagaaataggaaaggtgaggtcaccctgttcggagttttctacaggcctcctaatagtccgagagaagtagaggaaagtattgccaggatgattcaggagaagagtgaaagtagcagggtggttgttatgggggactttaacttcccagatattgactgggaaagctatagctcgagttcgttagatgggtcggtgtttgtccaatgtgtgcaggagggtttcctgacacaatatgtagacaggccaacaagaggtgaggctatactggatttggttctaggtaatgaaccaggccaggtgttagacttggaggtaggtgagcacttcgggggcagtgaccacaactcggtgacttttactctcgtgatggagagggataagtgtgcactgcaggccaacagttatagctgggggcagggaaattatgatgcggtgaggcatgacttaggatgcgtggattggaaaaataggcttcaagggaagaacacaaatgatatgtggagattgttcaaggaacagctgatgggtgtccttgataagtatgtaccagtcaggcagggagtaaagggtcttgtgagggagctgtggtttaataaggaattggaatcccttgtgaaagggaagagggcggcctatgtaaagatgaggcgtgaaggttcagttggggcgattgagagttataaggtagccaggaaggatctaaagacagagctaagagcagcgagaaggggtaatgaaaagtccttagttggtaggattagggaaaacccaaaggctttctacaggtatgtcaggaataaaaggatgactagggtaggtatcggtccagtcaaggatagtagtgggaagttgtgtgtgtggaggtggaggagattggtgagacactgaatcaaaacttttcgtcagtattcactcaggaacaggacattgttgccgatgtgaatattgagtcacaagtgattagaatggatggccttgaggtacgtagggaagaggtctggggaatactggaaaggatgaaaatagataagtcccctgggcctgatgacatttatcctaggatcctctgggaagctagggaggagatagcggatccattggccttgatttttatgtcgtcattgtctacgggaatagtgccagaagactggaggatagcaaatgtggtccccttgttcaagaaggggagcagggatagcccgagtaactataggccagtgagtctcacttctgttgtgggcaaagtcttagagagaattgtaagggataggatttaatgaacatctggataggaataatgggatcaaggatagtcagcatggttttgtgaagggcaggtcgtgcctcacaaaccttattgaattctttgagaaggtgaccaaggaagtggacgagggtaaagcagtagatgtggtgtatatggattttagcaaggcgttcgataaagtatcccatggcaggctaatgcaaaaactacggagatATGGCATTAAGGGTACATTAGAggcttggattaggaattggctggctggaaggagacagagggtagtagttgatggtatagttcatcttggagcgcagttactagcggtgttccagaaggatctgttttgggaccattgctgtttgtcatttttataaatgacctggaggaggggcttgaaggctgggtgagcaagtttgcggatgacacaaaagtcTGTGGAGTtggggacagcgaagaaggatgtggcaggttacagcgcgatatagataagttgcagagctgggcagtaaggtggcaaatggaattcaatgtagctaagtgtgaagtcattcactttggtaggagtaacaagaagatggattactgggctaatggtagactacttggtagtgtggatgagcagagggatcttggtgtccatgtacacagatctctgaaagttgccacccaggtaaatagtgctgtgatgaaggcatatggtgtactgggctttattggtagaggaattgagttccggagtcctgaggtcatgttgcagttgtataagactctggtgtggcctcatctggagtattgtgtgcagttttggtcgccatactataggaaggatgtggaggcattggaacaagtgcagagaaggtttaccaggatgttgcctggcatggtaggaagatcatatgaggaaaggctgaggcacttgggacttttctcattgcagaaaagaaggtttaggggagatttgatagaggtgtacaagatgattaggggtttagatagggttgacagtgagaacctttttccgcgtatggagtcagctgttactaggggacacagctttaaattaaggggtggtaggtataggacagatgttaggggtagattttttactcagcgggttgtgaattcatggaatgccctgccagtagcagtggtggactctccctctttatggtcatttaagcgggcattggacaagcatatggaggttattgggctagtgtaggttaggtaggcttcggtcggcgcaacatcgagggccgaagggcctgtactgcgctgtatttttctatgttctatgttctcataaGGGGATTTGCTTCTCCAGAGTGTGATAGTCACTGAATAAATTTGAGGTGGTAGACAATTTTTTAGTCAGTAATGGTTTCAAGACAGTGGGCAGGACTGTGGAGTTGAGGCCGGATGCAATCAGCCACAATCCTGTTTAAGTGAGTCACCCATCTTTCCTCCTAAACTAATCAGGACCCTCATTCTCTTAAAGTTCTCGGGACTTACCGACTCTGCCCGGTATTCCCAAGGGATAGCCCGGAATTGGAGGTAGCAAATCCCGGCCTCAAGGCAGCGTTGAGCTAGCACACGGCCCACAGTCTCGGCTGCAGTGACGTCCCGGGTGCTGTATAGGTGCTTCTTGATGGACCACTCTTGGGTCGAAGCTGAGATGACCACCTCGCCCTGACTGCTTGCTGCCTCCACACAGGCTGTGACGTGCCTCTGGCTCTTCCTGAAACGCAACCTGGCATCAAGCAGTAGAGAGACAGAAAAATCAATGACAAAGGAAATGAGAGATATCAGCAGCAAATCATCCTGTGAGGCACCACTTACCACAACTGCACTCCCCTGCCTTCTTCAATCGTctttgtcacttcatcaaaaactcaattaagttggtGAGATaccatttctcatgcacaaaaccatgttgactatccctaataagtccttggctttccaaatgcatatagatcctatccctcacaatcccctccaacaacttacccaccactgacatcagttccctggcttttgcttactacctttcttaaataatcacaccacattagccaccctccaatctactGGCACTTCATtcgtggctatcgatgatacaaatatatcagcaagggACCCAAAAATCACTTCCCATACTTCTGAGGCGTTAGATAAAGTCCTTGGGATTACAGGAATGAAATGGGATCAGGGAACCGAGTtggctgatcagccatgatcacatggaTTGTTAAAAGGGGTAAACAGCCTCCTCCTTTGCTTATACTGTATGTTTCTATGAGCCCTGTGTGACCTTATTTCTAAGTCAATGAATGCGAACATGGCGCTACAGCTAGCAGTTTGGAAAACAAGTAGTCCTTTGGCCTTTTTATGAGTAGTAGTGAGTCCAGCCGTTAAACTGTCTTCCATTTTCTTCCACGTAATTTTGGTGAGATGGAATATTCCATCTTGTTttgacattcctgataaagggcttacccccggaacgtcgactctcctgctcctcggatgctgcatgacctgccatgtttttccagcgccacacttttcgactctagttttgaggcacagtctcagaataaaagggaagcaagaggaggaatttcttctctcagaggggagtgaatctgcgGAACTCTTGACCACAGAGGGCGGTCGAGGCTGAGTCATTAATTATATTGAAGGCTGCGATGAGATTTTTAATCTGGAAGGGATCAAAGATTATAAAGAAagacaggagagtggagttgataaTTGCCAAATCAGCCATGACCCCATCGGACAAAAGAGTACATTCAATTGGCTGACCTCTGTTCCAACATCATATGGACTGTCAGGTAGATACTGCGGTTACTCAGGGAACACAGCAACTAACGTGCAGACAGCAAGAACTGACTAACAGCACTGTGATATCGGGCTGATTGCCTGTTTTCACCAACTGGACACAAGTTTTAAAGATTCAGATTGGCATTCACAGTGCTTCTTCCAAGGAGGTCACGAAATCTTTAATATGGACTTCAGACAGCAGTCAGCCAGTTAGATGTCACAGAGGGACACAgtctggcactccctcagcactgaccctccaacagtgtgctACTCCAGTACAACAGTTCTGACATCAGCCCAGATACCAGTGGTTAGATTTCTGCTCTCCCATCTAACCCAGAATCTCGGAAGTCTGAGACAAGAGGACTATTCACTGAAGAATTTTCACATTCACTCGGCCAGAGGCAGAACTCAGGGACAAAGAGCTGACAGCCACTGGCAATGGAAACGGGAAATTGGCagaaactgacacagcagtgaacctgcacagttactgcctttgctgtttgaattcgtgaaTCACTGGACATTGGAATACATCTGGGAAAACAAacaagtgaaattcacaactaatcttggaggaacctgtttgggagaggggacagcacagaaacaggtaagTGGATATTTTAAGCATGGCCTTACAGTAAATCTGCAGTTGTGAGTAGAGTTGGTGTTTTATTATGTTTTTTTGAGATAtgcctcttgattaaacttaaaatataagccacaagtattaatttaacctggagcagtgttttgtagaggaataagacagtgctattttctgtgtctgtagactaaaagcaaaaatggcctttagtagagtgatatgctcttcttgtcggatgtaggagttcagggagagtttaagggttactgaggaCTATATCTGCAATATATGCCGTTGAttaagaatcctttcaaattgaatggaacagttggagagacagttcgaggtaatgaggaatttacaagagcagggagaaatgaaggatggcagttataggaagagggaaAAGATGCAGATCCAGTCACATAGattggttaactccaggaaaggtaagagaggtagacagttcgtgcaggagtcttctgtggctatccccatttcaaataagtatgctgttttggaacatGTGGGGTTGATGATTCTCAGGGAAACGTAGCAAACAGCCAAGATTCTGGTACTGAGACCAGTTCTAATGCAATGAcaggtacatcaggttccaagagatcgattgaaTTTGAGGACTGTCTCGAATTTGAGGACAGATGGTCCTGTGGCCAGCggcataaaatcagaatggtgtgttgtatTCCTGGTGCCagagtcaaggatgtctcagaggggatgcagaatgttctcaagtggaagaggggccagcaggaggtcattggaaccaatgacataggaagggaaaagattgagattctgaaaggagattacagggagttaggcaggaatttaaaaaggaggcccaTGAGAGtactaatatctggattactcctggtgcgatgagctagtgagggcaggaataggaggatagagcagatgaatgcatggctgaggagcaggtgcacgggagaaggattcaaaattttggatcattggaagctcttttggggtagaggtgacctgcacaagaaggatggattgtacctaaattggaagaggactaatatactggcagggagatttgttagagctgcttgggaggatttaaactagtatgatgggggtgtgggacccagggagatagtgaggaaagagatcaatctgagactggtacagttgagaacaaaggcgagtcaaacagtaagggcaggcaggaacaaagcagagaacagagtaggactgataaattaaactgcatttatttcaatgcaagaggcctaacagggaaggcagatgaactgagggcatggttaggaacatgggactgggatatcataacaattagagaaacatagctcagggatggacagaactggcagcttaatgttccaggatacaaatgctaggaaggatagaaagggaggcaacagaggagggagagtggcgtttttgataagggatagcattactgctgtactgagggaggatattctcgaaaatacatccagggaagttatttgggtggaactgaaataAGAAAGGGCTTGTTGGgcttgtattatagactccctcatagccagagagaaattgagaaacaaatttgtaaggagatctcagaacTAGAGCAAtaagcttagggtgagaggggaagacataaaagagacctaaggggcaactttttcacacagagggtggtgcgtgtatgaaatgagctgccagaggaagtggtggaggctggtacaattacaacatttaaaaggcaatgaatgggtatacgaataggaatggtttggagggatatgggccaggtgctgggagGTGCCAgactgggttgagatatctggtcggtatggacaagttggactgttcccatgctgtacatctctatgactctttgacttgcTATCTGAATGCTCATCATTTGGAGATGCCACTgctggactgaggtgtacaaagttaaaaatcacacaacaccaggttatagtccaacgggtttaattggaagcacactagctttcggagtgccgctccatcatcacaaccacctgaagaaggacgAGCGGCACTCCGAcagtgctcccaattaaacctgttgggactataaccgggtgttgtgtgatttttaactttgtatcggAATGCTGTTGACAAACTGAGGGCAGAAGCTGGAAGAGGGGAAAGCAGACAGATACATTCAAGGGCAAAGCGAAGGAAGATGGAGTGGATTTTTCccgatagaggtgtacaagttaATGAGAGGCTTAGATAGAGTAGGTAGCCAGagacttccccaccccccacccccgggcaGAAATGGGTGACACaagaggtcataattttaaggtgactgcAGGAAGGTATCGGggcgatgtcagaggtaggttctttcttCAGAGagcggtgggtgtgtggaatgcactgccagcggtggtagaaAAGTCAGTGACATTAGGgccatttaagcaactgctggacaagcacatggacggcagtaatTTGCAGGGTGTGTAGATGTGGTTGATGTtagataaatgctcagcacaacatggtgggccgaagggcctgtattgtgctgtccCATGTGGTGTCCGGTGCTCACCGGTGCCAGTAGCTGCCCCTCGGCCAGGTGCTCTGCCAGCCGTTGTCCTTCCTCGCCAGCGCCAGACGCTCCAGGTTCCGGGGGTTGCGGTTCACAAATCGCGGCGAGACCGTCTCGTTCTCTCGCGTGTCCGGGGCGATCGAGGCTTCAGCCGAGGCCGACATCAACCGCCAACCTTCaggcccagagagagagacggggttaaTGCAGGGGCACATGGGTCATCACTGCTGACAATGGCCGGGTGACAGGGGCATGACTCTGCCCACCCAGTACCTGTTCGAGCGGTAGCCGCCACAGCCGCTCGCTCCAGCTGCAACCCGAGAGCGACCGCCACCGCCGCCATTGCGCTGAGAACCCCGCCCCCTGACGTCACTACGGGATACGTAGCCCCGCCCCTCGACCTCACTCCCAGacactcagcactgtcccctgaaGCCTC is a genomic window containing:
- the LOC140486121 gene encoding large ribosomal subunit protein uL18m-like, producing the protein MAAVAVALGLQLERAAVAATARTGWRLMSASAEASIAPDTRENETVSPRFVNRNPRNLERLALARKDNGWQSTWPRGSYWHRLRFRKSQRHVTACVEAASSQGEVVISASTQEWSIKKHLYSTRDVTAAETVGRVLAQRCLEAGICYLQFRAIPWEYRAESVQRFRSALKDSGLILSEPRRVYQSMHGNLGPKVRWGKGIATSSFRFLNKAKDSV